GTGTACAAAGACTCAGGACCATCCCCAGGCACTTAGTGATTCTCTCTTCAGGCCAGGGATGAGCTCAAGTGTCACAATTCTGTTTACATCCTGAGCCTGGCCCTCCTCTCCTAGCCTGCAGGAACAGCTGTGCCGGCTCTTCCCCCGACTGAAGGTGCTGGCGTTTGGGGCAAAGCCAGAATCCACCCTGCACACCTACTTCCCTTCATTCCTGTCCAGAGCCACTCCTAGCTGTCCTGCTGAAATGAAGAAAGAGgtgagaaaccttgccttgcCCTGAGTGCAGCTGCAGGCAGCCTCGCTGTTGGTTTCCCCACTGCCCTGCAGCTCACTCCCACAACCACCTGTCCCACTCACTTGTGCTTTACCACAAGAGCATGGGCCTGAGAGGTGGGAGGCCAGGTCGGTGACGCCCTGTCACCTGTAGACAAGATGCTGAAGCTCAGGCCGTAGCTCAGGAACCACGCCTACCCTGGGTTAGCTTCTGAGCTTCTCAGGGCTCTTAACACTATTTCTCACCCTTTGTGATAGCTGTGCTGTTACCAGAAACCCTGGCACCCTCCTTTTCACCATCCTGAGGCCCCagcattctctctcttttgtcctgTGCAGCTTCTGAGCAGCCTGACCCAGTGCCTGACTGTGGACCCCCTCAGCACCAGTGTCTGGAGACAGCTGTACCCGAAGCACCTGTCACAGtccaggcaggtggtggtggggtcacctactctgatctacacAGAGCAGCCTCCTACTGTATGCTTCCCAGTCTAGGGCTTATGTGTCATACCAGAAACACTGGTCAGTGTTCGCTAGGCTCGCACCTCCCAGTTTGAGTGAGACCACAGCTGGGGTGGCCTTTAAGGAACTACTGTGGATATGGGTCTTTCAGCCCTAAAGGTTGGGGAATTGGTAGGCAGAGAGGGCAGGCAGGCTGGGGCACTGGGGGATGGGCTGCTGGCTGAAACAGGCGTGCTTTTCCACAGCCTGCTGCTGGAGCACCTGGCCAAGTCCTGGGAGCGCATTCCCAAGAAGGTGAGGAGCTGAGTGATTGTGGGGTTGGGAGTGGGGCTTGTTTGGGTTCTCGCTTTGTGCCCCTTgacctctctcctcccttgtcTGTGCCTTTGACACAAGTATGAAGCAAGGTGGAGGCTCAGGATCCTCTTTCTGGCCGGGCTTGTGTTCTCAGCTTAGCTCTTGGTATTTGGTAGGCGCGGAAGTCTTTGCAAGAAACCATTCAGTCCTTCAAGCTTGCCAACCAGGAGCTTCTAAAGAAGAGCAGCGGCTGCAATGAGCATGTTGTCACCTGTGATGTAGCCTGCAAGGTGTGACGCCCAACTTCTCCAGCCCACACAGGCTCACGTCTACCTTGACACCCTCGGGTTGGGGGGTGGGTCATATCCCTGCCCCACCCATCTGTAGAACCCTCACTACCTGAAGCTTATGTGTAGGCCTCACCTAGGGCTTGCACAAGGAAGCAAGAACCAGCCCTTTCCCCTCTGAccactgtcttctctctcttacCAGGCCTTACTACAACAGGCACAGGGTCCTCGGCCACCCTGGGCCCGCCTATTCCTGTTGCTTCTGGTCTTTGCAGTAGGATTCCTGTGCCATGACTTTCGAAATCACAGCTCTTTCCAGGGTAAGTAGTGGttggtcatctgggaagagaacaCAGTGGGGGACACGGAGCTGTGTATAGTATCACCAGACCCCACCCTTGTCCTGATGAAATCTCAGCGCTGTAGAGCAAACACTGTCCACCTCAGCTAGTCCATGCAGAAACCAGACATTCTTCCCACCGGACTGCAAGAGAGAAGTGATTATAAATTTGTGTCACCTTTTAACTCCTGAGGAAGAATAAAGATTTAGCCTCAGATTAAGATCATAACTAGTAGGACCAGAAAGATAAGTGGTTGAACATGGTGCTGCcaagcatgacaacctgagttccgtGCCCAGGGTATaggtggtagaaggagagaaccaactcaacagaagtcctctgacctcctcatgcatGCTGTACCATATAgacatgcatacgcacacactcAATAAACTagtaactttaacttttaaaaaagaatcacagcTAGTAAAGGACAGACACTCAAACCTGAGGCTTTTCCTGACTTCTAAGTCCAAGACTGCATGCAGTGTCCCATTCTTCCTGTTCCTGACCCAGCAGAAGGTATTTGGGCCAAATCTCCTTCCAAACCTGTCTAGTGAGACCCAAGGgcactctcccccaccccacccccagcctcactgTGCCTGCCCAAGGGTCTGGAATGTCTGTCCTCCAAGCCCTGCTCTCCCAGCTCACTAGAGCTCCCTTTGCAGCCTCCTTCACTGGCCGGTTGCTCGGATCATCTGGGGTTTTGCCTGTTGGCCAGGAAGTGTGTGCCAAGCTCTACTCCTACAGCCTGCAAAGCTACAAGTGAGCTGCTGCCGAGGACGGCAGGGAGTTGCCGGTGGTCAGGGTGGGCATGGGCAGTGGGGAGTATTTAGAATACTCCTGTCCCCCATCCTCCCTTTTTTGGCTGTTCTTTGGTGAGCAAGTTGGCCAGGGGAAGCCCAGAGTACATACACCTCTGCCCTCCACTTTCTCCATAGCTGGCTACAAGAGACATTGCcagtctgtggctcccacctGCTTGCCGTGGTACAGCCCAGTTTGCAGCTGGCCTGGACACACACCAATGCCACAATCAGCTTCCTTTCTGCCCACTGTGCCTCCTACCTTGCCTGCTGTGGTGACAGCCTTGCTGGCTTCTTGGAGAAGGTAAGCTGGGGATTAGGAGCCAGAAAAGGATCCATCCTCCCAGGGACAGAGTCCTTGGAACACTTCTGCATGGCCAGAATCCTTAGGACAGGGGACATTGCCCTCGGCATCTTATCCCAACCCCTCTGTGGTCCTGCTGCAGGTCCAGCTCCCTGGGGCCCTGcaccagctcttccactccttgaaggagctgctgctgctcttctaCCATAGTGTGCTGGTGCCCATGTGGCACCTGCTGCTCGCGGCCCTGGCCCGAGTCCAGGAGCATTGCCACGAGGCCTGCAGGTAAGAGCTTCACTCTAGGCTGTATAGGTCCCCCGGGGATCCCATTTCTggtccctggggtgggggtggcaagcCCACaccattcatttttttcagagCCACTCTGGCATGAGTTATGGGTTTACACTGCAGCGTGACATGATCCCCATCCCTCATAAGTGTTCTGCTTTTCTCATAGAGGGGAAGTGACATGGGACTGCATTAAGACACACTTCGGTGAAGCTGCCAGATGGACCTGGCTCTGCCTGCAGGATGTCACAGTGGCTTTCTTGGACTGGGCGCTCACCATGATATCCCAGCAATAGACCCTGCCTGCCTGGCCACTGGTTTCTGTGGTGGACAAGCTACCAGAGCCTgctggaggatggaggaggtggCTCTCTCTTCACTCGGTGCCTGAGTTCTGTCTCCTAGGCAGGAGGCCGGGTGCCTCTGCCTCACTCTCCCATCTTCAGGGGACTGGGCTGGAgcttctcagcttcctcctcacaAGTCGGCTAGGTATCTCAGGCCCAGTTGCACAGCTCTCAGCCTCCTCTGGGATGATAGCCTTTCTCTATGTCTCACCCCTCTCTGTCCATCCATCTCATCACTTAAGCCCCCACAGCCCATCTCCAAAAGAAGGGAGGTGGCCTTTTGTCCCCATTCCTGGTCATAGCTTAagccacagcaacaaaaaaaaagtgaaaggacTTCAGGAGGGCCAGTAATACCACAGTAGGTGGCAGCAGCCTGGGTGGCCGTCAGTGGGCATGCAGGCCATGCGGACATGCCTGTTACCTCAGAACACCCAGAACAAGCAAGCCTTCCAGGGCCGTCAGCAAGCGCCCTGTCTTCTCAACTCcatcctcctcagtgctgggacttctCCCTCACGTCAGTCAGGTTCTGTCCACAGCACCAACCACCTGAAGAGCAGCAGCCTTCTGTCAGCCTGTGGAAGGGAGTCCACATGTGGCTCCTGGGTGGAATAAAGGACATAGACTGGATTTCTAGCTTTCCTTTCTGCATCTTCATGTGGAGATCCCCAGAATGGGGACAGACAGCCTTGGGCTTCTGCAGCACTAATAGAGCTTCTGGCAGGGAAATCTACCTGTGTATCCCTCAAAGCTCAGTTGCTTGTACTAATTTTGTCTGGCTTGTCAGTAGTTCATACCCAAAATTTGCCTCACTATGATGAAGTCAGGAGCAGAGCTGGGTAGTCTCCTGACCCTTCACTTATTAATTGGTTCATTTTATGAGACAGTGAGTTTAGAACTCCAAGAGACAACGCCAGGgcttatttctgtttctcttggttTGAGACAGCTTGTTACGGGtgtgttctccatcatctcttgGGCTCCTGGCAGCTTTGTCTCCCCCAGAAGCACCACAGTGACAGCCAGTCCCTTTTACAGCCCCTGTTGTGTGGCGCCTGGAGATACCGCTGTCCCTTCCTTAAGCTAAAGTAGCAAGTTTGGAAGCATCTTGACCCAATTTCACACACCTTGCCTTTACCTTTAGGCTACTTACTTTAGGAAGCAAACAGCCATGGCAGGCTGTTCCTGCTGCCTTACAGTCATGACCACTGTTCCCAGTGAGAAAAAGCCCTGCCCATCCAAGGACCAAGCTCAGCACAGTAGGCCGATTGTCCAAGTGCCCTTCATGTTCTGTCTATTCTTGTCAGTGAGCCACAAACAGTTCAACCCTACCTTGTGTTGGAGAGGACAGCCTGGAGCCACCATAGACAGGGCAAGACACCATGCTGTAtggagaggttttgttttgttttttagtccaCCAACCTTGGGCATGTCATGGTGCTGTGCTGGCTTACACTCTGTAGTGGTTTAACTTGGGTTCATAATATCTGGTATTAAAATCCTTAAATTGCAGCATTTTCTTCAACTTAGATCAGTTGGCATCTCCACAGTGCCTCACGGGGACACTAACACCAGCCTTACATGGCTTTATAAGCCTTGGGGGAGGTGGCTCTTTTTCAATTcctcgcacccccccccccccgccatgacTAGTACAGCGCTTTTCCTGTCTGTGGATGAGTACCACCTGTTCTCCATTAAAGCAAAGTCAGACATCCAGACAGTTGGTTTTTACAGAGCTGTCAACAAATTGGGAGTCCAAGCTGAGCTAGTAAAGTGAACCAGTGTGAGATCCAAACTGTATTCCAGTGTTGCTGACACTGTTACCAATAACAACAGTGACTGGGAGTGTGGGGAGCCACGCCTCAGCCACATCTCCTACAACTGAAGTTCAACAAATAACATGCCATGAAAGTGAGGGGCGGTCTGAGTGAGTCTGTCTCTCACTATTGCTACTTCCTACTCGGACTTgctgagcactttttttttttttttttttttaactaaggggcaaaatatatgataataaataaatgttcaccCATATTGTGAATGGTGGGAAACTATTAGGTAAAAGAATGAATcatttgagccaggcgtggtggcacacacctttaatcccagcccttgggaggcagaggcaagtagatttctcagtttgaggccagccaggactacaaagcaagtccaggacagccaaggctacacagagaaaacctgcctcaaaaaaaccaaaatcaaaaaacaaaacaaagtgagtttcaggacaaccagaccTACACAGAGTAACTTTGTCTCAACCTCCCCCGCCccacaaataaaaactaatacaGCTTTTTATGATATGTTAGTGAGGTTAGCatattggggtttttgttgttgtttttgtttgttttttgagattcgcctgcctctgcttctcttgaGTGCTTGGACTATGGGCTcaagtcaccacacctggcttggtaagctttttttttttttttttttttttttttaatatggaacgcttcatgaatttgtgtgtcatccttgcacggggccatgctaatctctgtatcattccaattttagtatatgtgctgccgaagcaagCACTAAACTTGTTTCTTAAATAAGTGTTATATTAGAGCAGTTTCAGATTcatgtcaacagaaaaaaattaacttgtcctcaacacacacacacacacacacacacatatgttcccCACCATCGATGTCTTTCACTAGTgcagaacatacatacacatattatcATCTGACCCTACACTGTCTCAGCTACCACCAAAGATCCATAGCTTAGAAAAGTACTTACTTCCATAGTAGGTTACATGAAATAGCTATTGCAGAGCCTGGGAGAGAGCTCAGTGACCAAGAGCACCCACAGCTGTCACTCCAGCTCTGGTGCTGGATGTCTTTGGTATGCATAGAcaccgtctctgtctctctctctctctcacacacacacacagagttaaaattacagtaaaatttaaatgtctaGCGATGTGTTCACCACTTTCCAGACAGGTTTCACTGACCTAGAATTGCTTCGGCTCCCCACGATGCCTCCTCCGCAGAGCCACTAGAGGTCATTAGTCATTGGTCTCCAGATTTTTGCCTTTCCCACCCCCTCACGGCATTGGTTACTGTCCATATTTTAAGTTGTAATCTCTCCTACCTCAGAGAAAGGTCTTTGTTCTCAAAAGAGTCAAGGGAAGCTCAGAAAGGATGTAAAAATCCTTAACTGGCCTTTAAGCACCAGCAGAACTAACATCCTGCAAAGGGAAACAAAGATTCTTTTGATGAGTGGTCTCGGTTACATTTACTATGTTCCTATCACCCCACATACATAGTCCAGAGTGTCTGTGTCATAGCTACATTTCTTGGTGGTTTGGCCTGCTGCACACTACTGGGGCAGGTCTGGCATCATAGAGTGTTACACAAGGGACAGAATGCCACTCTTAAAGGCCTCACATTAAGAAGTTGAAAATGATCAAGAAATGTCTTGAGATCCCAGAAGGAAAGTCGCATTTGATACTTTTGAGTGTGGCCGCATTACAAAAGAAAGTGGTGCGTGGTCTTCACATTCAGATGTTACGTCACTCTCCTCATCAAGGGTAGGTAGAGGAAGTGCCCTTGTCCGCAGAAGTGGGGGCCCTGTGATGGTGAGGTCAGTGGGAAGGAGTTGGAATGCTCTCCACAGCTCATGAACAGACCGTTTATTTAAGTGAAATCTCGTAGAGCCAAATCAGGGCCATTGGCTCCCTGACCCCATTAGCACAAGTTATGACCGTTGAATGGGCCCACAACAACTGTCATTTTTAAACACGAAGAGCcactgagtggtggtggcacacatctttaatcccagcactctggaggcagaggcaggtggatccctgagttcgaggccagcctggcctacaaagtgaatccaagataaccagggctacacagagaaaccctgtcatgaaaaaaacaacaaaacaaaaaatgcccccccccaaaaaaaaaaacaaatagtaatGGAGAGCCAAATGCAAGGCATACCTCTAATTCCAGAACTTGAGGATGGAGGTAAGTGGCAAGACAGCCAGTTCTGTgtagagagactgtgtctcaaaacaaaacatcctaGTGTACCAGTACTGAAAGTATGGTCAGTAATCCTCTAGAACCTTATAGGGGTTCTAAAGAATTCAAGATTGTTCTCATAATGACGCTAAGATATTGGTTGCCTTTGTGACTAGCATGAGTACAGCTGGGTTTAAACACAAGTACAATCCCAGGGCATTGGCAGGAGTCCAAGTATTAGTCCTCACGGGCCTTGCACTTGAGCATCCTTGGTGGAGGGGGATGGACAGTGACCAGAATTCATGAACTCACCAGACGGAGGAACTCAGGGCTTTTGAGAGACTTGTTAGGGAACCTGAAACAGTCTTTCTTCAAATAACGTAGCAAAAGCAACAAAGGGTCTCTTTTGGAGCTGGGTTTGTGAGGtacccaaattttaaaaagatgtttctatggtgtgtgtgtgtgtgtgtgtgtgtgtgtgtgcgcgcgcgcgcgtgcgcgcgcgcgcgcacgcgcacacacccAGAGAGGCTATCAGCTCCTGAAGCGGGAGTTCAGGCAGTTTGGAGGGCACTAGACTTGAACGCTGGGGACTGGtctctggccctctggaagagcagcaagtgctctctctTCACTGCTCACCTGTCTGCAGCCCTTACCCGGGTtatcttgctttttaaatattttttaaacaatttgcTAGAACTCACATAGAAGTTCCCTGGTTTTaagtttccttctgtttttattacttctgttttgtgttattttttggCTGTTCAAGACAggatggtttctctgtatagccctagctgccctggaactcactttgtagctcaggttggccttgaacccacagagatctgcttgcctctgtactcccctgtgctgggattaaagatgtacagcactaccacccagcttctttttccccctcaaatcTTTTTGAATCAATCTAGGCAATTTGAGTGTTTCTAGGAATTTCCCAGATGTGTGTAGACTAACTAACTTTGTTATAGAATTGTTTATGGttcctgctttatttatttataatatttatttatttatttattatgtttacaatgctctgcatgtacacctgcaggccagaaaagaacattagagagcacattatagatggttgtgagccaccatgtggttgctgggaattgaactcgggacctctggaagaacagtcagtgctcttaacctctgagccatttctccagcatcccccccccccacgcccctgttttatttcttaattccttatatgcttcctctgtgtgtgtgtgtgtgtgtgtgtacatacatgtgagtcTGTGTGCTGCAGCATCGGTACACACGTGTCTGGTATACTTAGAGGGGAGAGGACAATCTGTAAACATTGGTtctttccctccaccatgtgggtcctgggggttaAACTCAGTTGCCAGCCTGGTAACAAGTGTCCTTACTAACTGAGCCCTCCTGATGGTCCAAGcacttgtgttttaaaatgtgtattccaTGCCTAAACATATTTCAAATAGATTAGAATGAAATAGGAAAAAgttgctgggtggtgatggcgcacacctttaatctcagcccttgggaggcaggggcaggtggatctctaagtttgaggccagtctggtctacaaagagagttcaggacagccaaggctacacagagaaaccttgtctcggaaaaaaaaataaaagaaaaagttagaaaGATTTGTGAATATCTAATACTCATTTGCATAATAATGTGCTAAATATCAAAGCAATAGAGAAAAATCCTAGAGGAAATGGGTGATAAATGTGAgtccgggtttctctgtgttaacagctttcactgtcctggacttgcctagACAGGTAGGCAGAAATATGGGCAAAGATTTCTAGGAATGTGCAGCTGGGCTCGGAGGCTCATGCGTTCAACCCCAGCAGAGGTGGCAGATGGAAGGACATCGTCCAAGTTTACAGACCAGACTGGTTTATATATGAGTTCCACTCTAGCCAGGGCTAAATTGTGAGATCCTGTCATACAGGTGTGCAGAGGCAAGGGAGGTGGTGTAGGTCTGTGATCTCTGAAAcatgagcccttgtctcaaaacagtaaaACCCACAAAAGTCTGAATAATAATTGTAACAGAAGTTgtactgaaaaattaaaaactgtccaatagggctggagagatggctcagagattaagagcactgcttggccttctaaaggtcctgagttcaattcccagcaactacatggtggctcacaaccatctatagtgaaatctAGTGCCCTGTTGTGccgcataaacaaacaaacaaatctttaaaaaacaaacaaacaaaaaaaaaaacctgtccaataatggtctagagagatggctgagcagttaatggcaccaactgctcttccagagacctgggttcaaatcccagtacccacatggcagctcacaactgtttgtaactctaagacctgacaccctcacacagccatacaggcagaacaccaatgcacattaagtaaaaataaataaatgagcacaggcctttaatcccagcacttgggaggcagaggcaggcagatctttgtgagttcgaggccagcctggtctacaaagtaagtccaggacagccaaggctacacagagaaactctgtctcaaaaaaccaatcaataaatatatatatatatatatatattttaaaaactaataagatGAATAAATAGTGATAAAATCAAAAGATCTAAAATGATATTCAACCaataatttcaaatgtttttgatGTCATAAGGAAATGCTACTGATGAACTGAGTTCACTTTACTAAAGTCCTGgctataaaatggaaaataaatgttgACAAGGCTGTGGAGAAATTGGCATCCACATGCACTTCTAGTGGGAATCAAAAAGATTATATCCACCCCGATTGGAGCTTTTCACTCACTGTGTGGCACATTCACAAAGAAGTAGGAGTGAGGGCTGGGCtccttgggaagaggaaagacCATCGGGGTGGGGAGgaacatgatcaaaatagatGATAAAAATGTCAGTGAAACCCATTATTTAGCATTCATGTGTACTAATAAAAACGTTTTTAAAATGTTGCAGCTTTGCTGGTAGCTTGGCCATTCCTAAAAAATTAAATAGGCAATATATCCATTAGATACATTGCTAAAAGAAAAGCATAGGGCCTGGAAGCCAGTTGGTGAGTGTGTGCCAGGGGATCAAGGGGAGCAATAGCTGGAGGGAGTAATTGCTTCAAGGGTAGTGGATGTTCTGCCTAgtgacatcaaaagaaaaaaaaagttttggtccgatgtggtggcgcacgcttttatcccagcattctggatgcagaagcaggcaaatctcttcaGGTTGGAGGCCAAATTGGTTCCAGACTCAAGCCCAAATattaaaaaaccacacacacacacacacacacacacacacacacacacacaaaacctctagtaaaaaggaaacatttgtacAGCATTGTGATTATACTAAATGCCACTGAATCACTCGTCCTGAATTTCTCTGATAAGCCCGGTAGAGCCTGGTTAATACTTGGGTGGAAGACTCCTTTGGAAATACTTGCAGGCTTGAGGAACAAATAGATATGTTGTGTGAACCTCAAATAAATTGTAAAGACTTCACCAATatagcaagggagggaggaagaggggagagtgtGAAAGAGACAGATAACGGGgtagggtgggaaagggaagggagaggaggaaagagaaatgtgAATTCAATTAATTTAATGGCCTTAGAATACTAAGCGCATGCCCTGAAAACTATCCACTGATGGGGTTTGATCACATTCATAGCCCGATCTCTGGATACACCTATAGCAGAACTTTCAACAGTATAAAGAATTACACAgaggccttttctctctctctttttaaaaaaagatgttacttcctttatgtatgagtgctctaacctggatgccagaagagagcatcagattctagaatagatggttgtgagctaccatgtggttccagggcctctgggagagcagacagtgctcctaccGCTGAATCATCTCtcgactcttttttttttttttttttgagacagggttccgctgtgtagccttggctgtgctggactgtgtagactaggctggtctcacagagatccacctgcttctgcctctccaagccctgggattacagcacATGACTACAGAGAggctttttagtattttaaagcttaggcctttcAGCTAGAGCAGCCTTCCAAATAGTTTTCTAGCTTAACCAGACTAATCCTGGCACCACATCCCACCACCAGAGCTATACCTCTCTGGCCCTGTTCACGGAAAtttcctgccttgctttcttctccgagtctctcctccctctacctccttccctccctctcctccccatcccctcaccccctctcatcccaccctccacttcctgcccaaATACTCTCCCGTTAGTACTCTGTGGGTTTAGCAACCAACAATTGAATATAGAGAGAGTACACGCGTTCAGATAACgtaccccaacacacacccacTCCTCCAGACACAACAAGCTGCACAGTGTTgagtttctttgtttaaaaaatccGATAGCTTTCGGTGAACCAGTGAAGCTGGCCCTGTGAGGAAGACAAATAACCAGATGTGGGGCAGTGGCTGGGTTTGGCCACGAGGCCAACCCATGCCCCTAGAGGGGACACTTGTTTGCTAGTGGTGCCTAGGTGGGGC
This window of the Acomys russatus chromosome 1, mAcoRus1.1, whole genome shotgun sequence genome carries:
- the Tmem214 gene encoding transmembrane protein 214 encodes the protein MAARAAGSGGWEVVKRGRRPVANSDGRGGGGDRRALGEANGVWKYDLSSPIQTTSTLYERGFEKIMKRQNKEQVPPPAVESKKPVNKKQPKKATADTSQNQKQGPFRSLEDALRALDVAALQKELDKSQSVFTGNPSVWLKDLASYLNYKLQTPRLEPTLSQYPHDYPYSLVSRELRGIIQGLLTKASASVELFFDHCLFTMLQELDKTPGESLHGYRICIQAILQDKPKIVTSDLGKFLELLRSHQSRPAKCLAIMWALGQAGFTTLTEGLKVWLGIMLPVLGIKSLSPFAIAYLDRLLLMHPNLTKGFGMIGPKDFFPLLDFAYMPNNSLTSSLQEQLCRLFPRLKVLAFGAKPESTLHTYFPSFLSRATPSCPAEMKKELLSSLTQCLTVDPLSTSVWRQLYPKHLSQSSLLLEHLAKSWERIPKKARKSLQETIQSFKLANQELLKKSSGCNEHVVTCDVACKALLQQAQGPRPPWARLFLLLLVFAVGFLCHDFRNHSSFQASFTGRLLGSSGVLPVGQEVCAKLYSYSLQSYNWLQETLPVCGSHLLAVVQPSLQLAWTHTNATISFLSAHCASYLACCGDSLAGFLEKVQLPGALHQLFHSLKELLLLFYHSVLVPMWHLLLAALARVQEHCHEACRGEVTWDCIKTHFGEAARWTWLCLQDVTVAFLDWALTMISQQ